In the Bradyrhizobium guangzhouense genome, one interval contains:
- a CDS encoding DegT/DnrJ/EryC1/StrS family aminotransferase, translated as MYDVRYSYLLEQFSDPAPILAEIGRLVATGDFTLGKPVAEFEKRFAELIGVRHAIGVGSGTDALKLPLKALGIGHGDEVITAANTFIATVGAIAETGATPVLVDCDDSFCMNVDYVEAAITGKTKAIMPVQLTGEVTDMGKLMAIAQRHNIPVVEDACQGILSEFAGKRSGTHGIAAGFSLHPLKNLNVWGDAGVVVTNDDGMNEKLRLIRNHGMKNRDEIAILGCNSRLDSLQAVVGNWLIGQTSEITRRRIENAAYYDAGLAGLPGVRVPPRRPKVKHVYHLYMVFAERRDELYKYCLDNGIEAKIHYPIPLYQQEGLKHLGYAPGTFPVTDRHAKEVISFPVDQHLTRAQQDRVIETVRKFCHGR; from the coding sequence ATGTACGACGTTCGATATTCCTATCTGCTCGAGCAATTCTCCGACCCCGCGCCTATCCTGGCGGAGATCGGCCGGCTGGTCGCAACGGGCGACTTTACCCTTGGCAAGCCTGTCGCCGAATTCGAGAAGCGCTTTGCCGAGCTGATCGGCGTACGTCACGCCATCGGCGTCGGATCCGGCACCGACGCCCTCAAGCTGCCGCTGAAAGCGCTCGGCATCGGCCATGGCGACGAGGTCATCACCGCCGCCAACACCTTCATTGCGACTGTCGGCGCGATCGCCGAGACCGGCGCAACGCCCGTGCTGGTCGACTGCGACGATTCATTCTGCATGAATGTCGACTACGTCGAAGCCGCCATCACCGGGAAGACCAAGGCGATCATGCCGGTTCAGTTGACCGGCGAAGTCACTGACATGGGCAAGCTGATGGCGATCGCCCAACGTCACAACATTCCCGTCGTCGAGGACGCGTGCCAGGGCATCCTGTCGGAGTTCGCTGGCAAGCGGTCAGGCACCCACGGCATCGCCGCCGGCTTCTCGCTCCATCCGCTCAAAAACCTCAACGTCTGGGGCGATGCCGGCGTCGTCGTCACCAATGACGACGGCATGAACGAAAAGCTCCGCCTGATCCGCAACCACGGCATGAAGAATCGCGACGAGATCGCGATCCTCGGCTGCAATTCGCGGCTGGATTCCCTTCAGGCCGTCGTCGGCAACTGGCTGATCGGCCAGACCAGCGAGATCACGCGGCGCCGGATCGAGAACGCGGCGTATTACGACGCAGGGCTTGCCGGCCTGCCGGGCGTGCGCGTTCCGCCGCGCCGTCCCAAAGTGAAGCACGTCTACCATCTGTACATGGTGTTCGCCGAACGCCGCGACGAACTCTACAAATACTGCCTGGACAACGGCATCGAGGCCAAGATCCACTACCCGATCCCGCTGTATCAGCAGGAAGGCCTCAAGCATCTCGGCTACGCGCCGGGCACCTTCCCGGTCACCGATCGTCACGCCAAGGAGGTCATCAG
- a CDS encoding PfkB family carbohydrate kinase gives MSTAPTNKPNGHPAPHEKIKTIEELGEIARTAQAQGKTVALCHGVFDLVHLGHVRHVQAARKEADVVMVTVTADRHVNKGPGRPIFPENMRAEMLAALGTVDWVGINQTSSAEPILDTVRPDIYVKGSDYENPEDDVTGKIATERETVERHGGRIVFTRDVTFSSSTLLNRYFDIYDPPLRDYLQKVREGGGAERLLKLIDKMQDMHVVLVGDTIIDEYQYVSALGKASKENIVATLFKNREQFAGGVIAAANHVASFCKSVEIVTTLGGDDYPEAFLRAHIRPNVTLTPIRVENRPTTRKLRYVELGYLHKLFEVYTMDDTPVGEEQREEIDRVTAERIRGADVVIVTDFGHGMIASTTIDTLIANSKFLAVNAQSNSGNHGYNLVTKYPRADYICIDAPEARLAATDKFSDIASVIENGLHRKIDCDNMIITHGSFGCYPFSAKTGVARVPAFTKTVVDTVGAGDAFLTITAPLVAAGGNIEDVAFIGNAAGAIKVGIVGHRNSVEKAPLVKFVTALLK, from the coding sequence ATGAGCACTGCTCCGACAAACAAACCGAACGGCCATCCGGCGCCGCACGAGAAAATCAAGACGATCGAGGAGCTCGGTGAGATCGCGCGGACAGCGCAAGCGCAAGGCAAGACCGTCGCGCTGTGCCACGGCGTGTTCGATCTCGTGCATCTCGGTCACGTCCGCCACGTTCAAGCGGCGCGCAAGGAAGCCGACGTCGTCATGGTGACGGTCACCGCCGACCGCCACGTCAACAAGGGTCCGGGCCGGCCGATCTTTCCGGAGAACATGCGCGCCGAGATGCTCGCCGCGCTCGGCACCGTCGACTGGGTCGGCATCAACCAGACCTCGAGCGCCGAGCCCATCCTCGATACCGTGCGCCCCGATATCTACGTCAAGGGCTCGGACTACGAAAATCCGGAGGATGACGTCACCGGCAAGATCGCCACCGAACGCGAGACCGTCGAGCGCCATGGCGGGCGGATCGTCTTCACGCGCGACGTGACCTTCAGCTCGTCGACGCTGCTCAACCGCTACTTCGACATCTACGATCCCCCTCTGCGCGACTACCTCCAGAAGGTGCGCGAAGGCGGCGGCGCCGAACGCCTCCTGAAGCTGATCGACAAGATGCAGGACATGCACGTCGTGCTGGTCGGAGACACCATCATCGACGAATACCAGTACGTCTCGGCTCTCGGAAAGGCATCCAAGGAGAACATCGTCGCGACCCTGTTCAAGAACCGGGAGCAGTTTGCCGGCGGGGTGATCGCCGCTGCGAACCACGTCGCGAGCTTCTGCAAGTCGGTCGAGATCGTCACGACGCTCGGCGGCGACGACTATCCCGAAGCCTTCCTGCGCGCCCATATCCGCCCGAACGTCACGCTGACGCCGATTCGCGTCGAGAACCGACCGACCACCCGCAAGCTCCGCTACGTCGAACTCGGCTATCTGCACAAATTGTTCGAAGTCTACACCATGGACGACACGCCGGTCGGCGAGGAGCAGCGGGAAGAGATCGACAGAGTCACCGCGGAACGTATCCGCGGCGCTGACGTCGTCATCGTCACCGATTTCGGACACGGCATGATCGCCTCCACCACCATCGACACGCTGATCGCGAATTCCAAGTTCCTGGCTGTCAACGCCCAGAGCAACAGCGGAAATCACGGCTACAATCTCGTCACGAAATATCCGCGGGCCGACTACATCTGCATCGACGCGCCGGAAGCGCGCCTGGCCGCCACCGACAAGTTCAGCGACATCGCTTCCGTGATCGAGAACGGCCTGCACCGCAAGATCGACTGCGATAACATGATCATCACGCACGGATCCTTCGGCTGTTATCCCTTCTCGGCGAAGACCGGCGTCGCGCGCGTTCCCGCTTTCACCAAGACCGTCGTCGACACCGTCGGCGCGGGCGACGCCTTCCTGACGATTACGGCCCCATTGGTGGCGGCCGGCGGCAATATCGAGGACGTCGCCTTCATTGGCAATGCGGCGGGCGCGATCAAGGTCGGCATTGTCGGTCATCGCAACTCGGTCGAAAAGGCGCCGCTGGTCAAGTTCGTGACGGCGTTGTTGAAGTAG
- a CDS encoding phosphotransferase: MSEPDIGGSVAMAIGSRLAGARVVAVHPARAGGNNRVFRLEMAGGPPLALKHYPSDGRDRLGQEYDALVFLSRHGIDSTPRPVAKDADAFCALYQWFDGEPAVLRPQDDDADQLADFLVALQKLRFAEGARDLRNASASIFSPEEAIAQYEQRLDSLRRASENDSDLRAFVDGSLIPSTDIAIRQLRRRYADLGRDPAADIAPAHRALSPSDFGLHNALRGEDGRLRFIDFEYFGWDDPVKLVSDTAIHPGSNLPATSAKRLIERLSRAFEAEDDSFAIRRDVLYPVFGAIWCLIVLNAYLPETRSRRALAAQGGDLTVRLAGQLDKARRLHQAICQIDPDLTPR; this comes from the coding sequence ATGAGCGAACCCGACATCGGCGGATCGGTTGCGATGGCGATCGGCAGCCGCCTCGCCGGGGCCCGTGTCGTAGCCGTCCATCCGGCGCGCGCAGGCGGCAACAACAGAGTGTTTCGGCTGGAGATGGCCGGGGGACCGCCGCTCGCCCTCAAGCATTATCCATCCGACGGGCGCGATCGCCTGGGGCAGGAATATGATGCGCTCGTGTTTCTGTCGCGCCACGGCATCGATTCGACACCGCGGCCGGTGGCGAAGGACGCGGATGCATTCTGCGCCCTGTATCAATGGTTCGACGGCGAGCCCGCCGTGCTGCGCCCGCAGGACGACGACGCCGATCAGCTCGCCGACTTTCTGGTCGCGCTGCAGAAGCTGCGCTTTGCCGAGGGCGCGCGTGATTTGAGGAACGCATCGGCGAGCATCTTTTCGCCCGAGGAAGCGATCGCCCAGTACGAGCAACGCCTGGACAGCTTGAGGCGTGCCTCGGAGAATGATTCCGACCTTCGTGCCTTCGTCGACGGCAGCCTGATTCCCAGCACAGATATTGCGATCCGTCAGCTCCGCCGGCGCTATGCGGACCTGGGCCGTGATCCGGCGGCGGATATTGCGCCGGCGCATCGCGCACTCAGCCCGTCGGATTTCGGATTGCACAATGCGCTGCGCGGCGAAGACGGCCGGCTGCGCTTCATCGACTTCGAATATTTCGGCTGGGACGATCCGGTCAAACTGGTGTCCGACACGGCGATCCATCCCGGTAGCAATCTGCCCGCAACAAGCGCAAAGCGCCTGATCGAACGGCTGTCACGCGCCTTCGAGGCGGAGGACGACTCGTTTGCGATCCGCCGTGACGTACTGTATCCTGTGTTCGGGGCGATTTGGTGCCTGATTGTCCTGAATGCCTATTTGCCGGAAACCCGCTCCCGACGCGCCTTGGCTGCGCAAGGTGGCGATCTGACGGTCCGCCTTGCCGGTCAGCTCGACAAAGCCCGCCGGCTCCATCAAGCGATTTGCCAAATTGATCCAGATCTCACCCCACGCTGA
- a CDS encoding NAD-dependent epimerase/dehydratase family protein codes for MIGQKWNVMVTGGAGYVGSVLVPQLLAAGHKVTVLDLFMYGESVFDTVRNNPNLRLIKGDIRDEAAINEALRGNDAVIHLACISNDPSFELDPALGKSINYDCFRPMVRAAKKAGIKRFIYASSSSVYGIKDEAEVTEDLSCEPLTDYSKFKAMCETDLADEAASGFVACTVRPATVCGYAPRQRLDVVVNILTNLAVNTGRIRVFGGTQRRPNLHIEDMSAAYLFLLQQDDAKIDGKTYNIGYENHSLMKIADIVKSVVGNNVEIAVEPTDDLRSYHVSSEKIRRELGFAPTHTIEQAVSGLVDAFKSGRLPNSLNDPRYFNIKMMQNISLK; via the coding sequence GTGATTGGTCAAAAATGGAACGTGATGGTCACGGGCGGCGCCGGCTATGTCGGCAGCGTGCTGGTGCCCCAGCTGCTGGCAGCGGGCCACAAGGTCACGGTGCTTGACCTGTTCATGTACGGTGAATCCGTCTTCGACACGGTTCGCAACAATCCGAACCTTCGTCTGATCAAGGGCGACATCCGCGATGAAGCCGCGATCAACGAGGCGCTGCGCGGCAATGATGCGGTGATCCATCTCGCCTGCATCTCCAACGATCCCTCGTTCGAGCTCGATCCGGCACTCGGCAAGTCCATCAACTACGACTGCTTCCGGCCGATGGTGCGCGCCGCGAAGAAAGCGGGCATCAAGCGCTTCATCTACGCATCCTCCTCGAGCGTCTACGGCATCAAGGACGAAGCCGAAGTGACCGAGGATTTGTCCTGCGAACCGCTCACGGACTACTCGAAGTTCAAGGCGATGTGCGAGACCGATCTCGCCGACGAGGCCGCTTCCGGCTTCGTCGCGTGCACGGTGCGCCCCGCCACCGTCTGCGGTTACGCACCGCGGCAGCGGCTCGACGTCGTCGTCAACATCTTGACCAATCTTGCGGTCAACACCGGCCGCATCCGCGTGTTCGGCGGGACACAGCGCCGGCCCAATCTGCACATCGAGGACATGTCCGCTGCCTATCTGTTCCTGCTTCAGCAGGACGACGCCAAGATCGACGGCAAGACCTACAACATCGGCTACGAGAACCACTCGCTGATGAAGATCGCCGACATCGTCAAGTCGGTGGTCGGCAACAACGTCGAAATCGCCGTCGAACCCACCGACGATCTGCGCTCCTATCACGTCTCCTCGGAGAAGATCCGCCGCGAACTCGGATTCGCGCCGACCCACACGATCGAGCAGGCCGTGTCCGGCCTCGTCGACGCCTTCAAGTCCGGCCGCCTTCCGAACTCGCTCAACGACCCCCGGTACTTCAACATCAAGATGATGCAGAACATCAGCCTGAAGTGA
- a CDS encoding SIS domain-containing protein, whose translation MPVEPVDPEHKAFLVDYMGRLHRATAVDDGVFAKIAATRAIWLRAREQGGRVIFIGNGGSAGIASHLAIDLAKNASVPAHCFSDASMMSCLANDYGFEDWLAHAVRLSARAGDCLVAISSSGRSKNILNAVAQARAMKLDVVTLSGMNADNPLRGLGDVNFWVDSRSYNIVETAHQFWMMAAIDLIIGRAEYPAS comes from the coding sequence ATGCCCGTCGAGCCCGTCGATCCCGAGCACAAGGCGTTCCTCGTCGACTACATGGGGCGCCTGCATCGTGCGACCGCGGTCGATGATGGTGTCTTCGCCAAGATCGCCGCGACCCGCGCCATCTGGCTGCGCGCGCGAGAGCAGGGCGGGCGTGTGATCTTCATCGGCAATGGCGGCTCCGCCGGCATAGCCTCGCACCTTGCGATCGATCTGGCGAAGAATGCTTCGGTGCCGGCGCACTGCTTCAGCGACGCAAGCATGATGTCGTGTCTCGCCAACGACTACGGCTTCGAGGACTGGCTGGCGCATGCGGTGCGCCTCAGCGCGCGCGCCGGCGACTGTCTCGTGGCGATCAGTTCGTCCGGACGCTCCAAGAACATTCTCAATGCGGTCGCGCAGGCGCGGGCGATGAAGCTCGACGTCGTCACGCTTTCGGGCATGAACGCGGACAATCCGCTGCGCGGTCTCGGCGACGTCAATTTCTGGGTCGACAGCCGCAGCTACAACATCGTGGAGACCGCGCACCAGTTCTGGATGATGGCCGCGATCGACCTCATCATCGGTCGCGCTGAATATCCGGCGTCCTGA
- a CDS encoding transketolase, with protein sequence MIQISPHAEAALTCTLDERSLYLRRLVLGSVRSAGRGHVGPALSLIEMVRVLYDDVLRIDPKNPRDPNRDRAILSKGHGCLALYALLADRGFFPLSELDGFCGPDSILGGHPEYGMVPGVEASTGALGHGLSIGVGLALAARLRERSYRTFVLLGDGEINEGSVWEAAMGAAKHGLDNLVALIDYNKLQSYGPTDYVLPLEPLADKWRSFGFAVQELNGHDVGALRTTLKQVPAVAGKPTAIICHTVKGKGLPPAESNADWHHKNKLSDSELDAIRVAVGDF encoded by the coding sequence TTGATCCAGATCTCACCCCACGCTGAAGCCGCCCTCACCTGCACGCTGGACGAGCGCAGTCTTTATCTGCGCCGCCTGGTCCTCGGTTCCGTCCGCTCCGCGGGGCGCGGACATGTCGGTCCGGCCTTGTCGCTGATCGAGATGGTCCGTGTTCTCTACGACGACGTGCTGCGCATCGATCCGAAGAATCCACGGGATCCGAACCGCGACCGCGCGATCCTCAGCAAGGGCCACGGTTGTCTGGCGCTCTATGCGCTGCTTGCCGATCGCGGCTTCTTCCCGCTGTCGGAGCTGGACGGCTTTTGCGGCCCCGACAGCATCCTCGGCGGGCATCCCGAATACGGGATGGTGCCGGGTGTCGAGGCGTCGACCGGCGCGCTCGGGCATGGCCTTTCGATCGGTGTCGGGCTCGCACTTGCCGCACGCCTGCGCGAGCGCAGCTACCGGACCTTCGTCCTGCTCGGCGACGGCGAGATCAACGAGGGATCGGTGTGGGAAGCCGCCATGGGCGCGGCCAAGCACGGCCTCGACAATCTGGTCGCGCTGATCGACTACAACAAGCTGCAGAGCTACGGGCCCACCGACTACGTGCTGCCGCTGGAGCCGCTCGCCGACAAATGGCGCAGCTTCGGCTTTGCCGTGCAGGAGCTCAACGGCCACGATGTTGGCGCCCTGCGCACCACGCTGAAGCAGGTGCCGGCCGTTGCGGGAAAGCCGACAGCGATCATCTGCCATACCGTCAAGGGCAAGGGTCTGCCCCCCGCAGAATCCAACGCCGACTGGCATCACAAGAACAAGCTGTCCGACAGCGAGCTCGACGCCATCCGCGTCGCTGTCGGCGATTTTTGA
- a CDS encoding SDR family oxidoreductase, whose protein sequence is MKCIVTGGAGFIGSHLVDRLLDDGHEVIALDNFVIGRPENLASRATSSRLKVVRADVTDLEQIRPYFSGIDWVFHLAALADIVPSIESPIPYHRANVDGTVNVLEAARHAGVRRFVYAASSSCYGIPDVYPTPEGADIRPMYPYALTKNLGEQCVMHWCQVYKLPAVALRLFNVYGPRHRTTGTYGAVFGVFMAQKLAGKPFTVVGDGEQTRDFTFVSDVADAFVTAARSDISHEVFNVGSDNTYSVNRLVELLGGDKVHIPKRPGEPDCTYADITKIKRVLKWTPKVKFEEGVATMLTSMDQYKDAPLWTVDKIADATKDWFKYLGDDSGAAPGKPQEASG, encoded by the coding sequence ATGAAATGCATCGTAACTGGCGGCGCCGGCTTCATCGGAAGTCATCTTGTCGATCGCCTTCTCGATGACGGCCATGAGGTCATCGCGCTCGATAATTTCGTCATCGGGCGGCCCGAGAACCTGGCTTCGCGCGCCACATCAAGCCGGTTGAAAGTGGTCCGCGCCGATGTCACCGACCTCGAGCAGATCAGGCCGTATTTCTCCGGTATCGACTGGGTGTTCCACCTGGCAGCATTGGCCGATATCGTTCCCTCGATTGAGTCGCCGATCCCCTATCACCGCGCCAATGTCGACGGCACTGTCAACGTCCTCGAGGCGGCGCGTCACGCCGGCGTTCGCCGCTTCGTCTACGCAGCGTCATCGTCCTGCTACGGCATTCCCGACGTCTATCCGACGCCGGAGGGAGCCGATATCAGGCCGATGTACCCCTACGCGCTTACCAAGAATCTCGGTGAGCAGTGCGTCATGCACTGGTGCCAAGTCTACAAGCTGCCGGCCGTAGCGCTGCGTCTGTTCAACGTCTACGGGCCGCGCCACCGCACCACCGGAACGTACGGCGCCGTGTTCGGTGTCTTCATGGCGCAGAAGCTCGCCGGCAAGCCGTTCACCGTTGTCGGCGACGGCGAGCAGACGCGTGATTTTACCTTCGTCAGCGATGTCGCTGATGCCTTCGTGACTGCCGCACGCTCCGACATCTCGCACGAGGTCTTTAACGTCGGCTCGGACAACACCTACAGCGTGAACCGGCTGGTCGAGTTGCTTGGTGGCGACAAGGTCCACATTCCGAAGCGGCCCGGCGAGCCCGACTGCACTTATGCCGACATCACCAAGATCAAGCGGGTGTTGAAATGGACGCCGAAGGTGAAGTTCGAGGAAGGCGTCGCGACGATGCTGACATCGATGGACCAGTACAAGGACGCCCCGCTGTGGACTGTCGACAAGATTGCGGATGCCACCAAGGACTGGTTCAAATATCTGGGTGACGACAGTGGCGCGGCGCCCGGCAAGCCGCAAGAAGCAAGCGGTTGA
- a CDS encoding transketolase family protein has product MRNTAMNMVHKLAARDERVLYIGSDPGAGTLRAMSKEFPKRHLIEGISEAHIIGMSAGLAMEGFVPYVNTIATFLTRRCYEQVAVDLCLHNMPVRLIANGGGLVYAPLGPTHQAIEDIAIMRALPNMTVICPCDADEAARMMEETLDWKGPIYIRLGKGGDAIVSKAEHRFEIGKAILMRPPGEVVMVTTGIMLQRALAAADLLAAQGIRAGILHMHTVKPLDADALLQAAGGTRLLVTLEEHVPSGGLGSAVAEALIDKLGSNLPAMLRLSLPDRFMHNYGSQDSLLKKHGLSPSAIATSIERALAASHTSAPQLHST; this is encoded by the coding sequence ATGCGCAACACCGCGATGAACATGGTCCACAAGCTCGCCGCGCGCGACGAGCGGGTGCTTTACATCGGCTCCGACCCGGGCGCCGGCACACTACGCGCGATGAGCAAGGAGTTTCCCAAGCGTCATCTGATCGAAGGCATTTCGGAAGCGCACATCATCGGCATGTCAGCGGGCCTGGCGATGGAGGGCTTCGTGCCTTACGTCAACACCATCGCGACTTTCCTGACGCGGCGCTGTTACGAGCAGGTCGCCGTCGATCTCTGTCTGCATAATATGCCGGTGCGCCTGATCGCCAATGGCGGCGGCCTCGTCTACGCACCGCTCGGCCCGACGCACCAGGCGATCGAGGACATCGCCATCATGCGGGCGCTGCCGAACATGACGGTGATCTGCCCGTGCGATGCCGACGAAGCCGCGCGCATGATGGAGGAGACGCTGGACTGGAAGGGTCCGATCTACATCCGCCTCGGCAAGGGCGGCGATGCGATCGTCTCGAAGGCGGAACACAGGTTCGAGATCGGCAAGGCCATCCTGATGCGGCCGCCCGGCGAGGTCGTGATGGTCACGACCGGCATCATGCTCCAGCGCGCCCTTGCCGCGGCCGACCTGCTCGCCGCGCAAGGCATCCGTGCCGGCATCCTGCACATGCATACGGTGAAGCCGCTCGACGCCGACGCACTGCTGCAAGCCGCTGGCGGGACGCGCCTGCTGGTGACGCTCGAGGAGCACGTCCCCTCCGGCGGGCTCGGCAGTGCGGTCGCGGAGGCCTTGATCGACAAGCTCGGATCAAACCTGCCGGCGATGCTGCGGCTGTCGCTGCCGGATCGCTTCATGCACAATTACGGCTCACAGGACTCGCTGCTGAAGAAGCACGGACTCTCGCCAAGCGCCATCGCGACCTCGATCGAGCGCGCGCTCGCCGCCTCCCACACCTCAGCTCCTCAACTCCATTCCACCTGA